The Babylonia areolata isolate BAREFJ2019XMU chromosome 22, ASM4173473v1, whole genome shotgun sequence genome contains a region encoding:
- the LOC143296914 gene encoding NAD-capped RNA hydrolase NUDT12-like isoform X1: MNSKVLTKVFASRGFYLRFITRMSSSSPADKPDNLIEQLTNKLFDSAAIGNVEEVKSLVAGAVAKDAKNERGWTALMFAARNGQLPVIQALVEKGCDVNIMNASGQTALDIASFWNHTDSATYLQKHSTHSPFDQAVNYYSQNPLYRASDLRKNSEWLEDAMRKDSTKFVIFSSDLRPLFTKGEGKKLKLVTLTYAQLSACLAKKPEVVFLGLETWDPHSSAWFAVRLPAGDEGLCKECQPQGYFAELFPRSRDVMMLEEAQAGIFAEANSLMQWLDRYRFCATCGSSTRIADGGYKRVCDDKECRSHQGVHNTCYPRVDPSLIMLVVSPDSKRCLLGRGARFPPKMFSCLAGYMEPGECIEDTCRREVQEESGVKVGRVEYHSSQPWPFPATLMLGCIAHARTEEIQMDPEELEDVRWFSKPEVTQMLAGQHPDGLFVPPPTAIATQLILSWATRSANL; the protein is encoded by the exons ATGAACTCAAAAGTTTTGACGAAGGTTTTTGCAAGTCGAGGATTTTATCTACGTTTTATCACAAG AATGAGTTCATCATCCCCAGCAGACAAGCCAGACAATCTGATTGAGCAGCTGACAAACAAATTGTTTGACAGTGCTGCCATAGGAAATGTGGAAGAGGTCAAATCTCTTGTTGCGG GAGCAGTGGCCAAAGACGCCAAAAACGAGCGAGGATGGACTGCGTTGATGTTTGCAGCTCGCAATGGACAGCTTCCTGTTATCCAGGCCTtggtggagaaagg ttgTGACGTGAACATCATGAACGCCTCAGGACAGACGGCGCTGGACATCGCCTCCTTCTGgaaccacacagacagtgccaccTACTTGCAGAAACACAGCACGCACTCTCCTTTCGACCAGGCGGTCAACTACTACTCCCAGAACCCCCTGTACAGAGCGTCGGACCTGCGTAAGAACTCTGAATGGCTGGAGGATGCCATGAGAAAGGACAGCACAAAGTTCGTGATATTCTCATCAGACCTCAGACCTCTCTTCAccaagggggaggggaagaaactgaaactggtgaccTTGACCTACGCACAGCTGTCGGCCTGCCTGGCCAAGAAACCGGAGGTGGTCTTCCTGGGGCTGGAGACCTGGGATCCTCACTCCTCGGCCTGGTTTGCCGTGAGGTTGCCCGCGGGGGATGAGGGTCTTTGCAAGGAGTGTCAGCCGCAGGGATACTTTGCCGAGTTGTTCCCACGAAGTAGGGATGTGATGATGTTGGAGGAGGCCCAGGCTGGGATATTTGCAGAGGCGAACTCGTTGATGCAGTGGCTGGACCGATACCGGTTCTGTGCGACGTGTGGAAGCTCCACTCGGATTGCTGACGGGGGGTACAAGAGGGTGTGTGATGATAAGGAGTGCAGGAGTCAccagg GGGTACACAACACCTGTTACCCACGGGTCGACCCATCTCTGATCATGCTGGTGGTGTCCCCTGACAGCAAGCGATGCCTGTTGGGTCGCGGTGCCCGTTTCCCTCCCAAGATGTtctcctgtctggctggctacATGGAACCAG GTGAGTGCATTGAGGACACGTGTCGCCGTGAGGTGCAGGAGGAgagtggggtgaaggtggggagggtggagtacCACTCCAGTCAGCCCTGGCCCTTCCCAGCCACCCTCATGCTAGGCTGCATAGCACACGCCCGCACCGAGGAGATCCAG aTGGACCCAGAAGAGCTGGAGGACGTACGCTGGTTTTCCAAACCAGAGGTCACCCAGATGTTGGCAGGCCAGCACCCGGATGGCCTCTtcgtccctccccccaccgctATCGCCACCCAGCTCATCCTGTCCTGGGCCACTCGCTCCGCTAACCTTTGA
- the LOC143296914 gene encoding NAD-capped RNA hydrolase NUDT12-like isoform X2 — MSSSSPADKPDNLIEQLTNKLFDSAAIGNVEEVKSLVAGAVAKDAKNERGWTALMFAARNGQLPVIQALVEKGCDVNIMNASGQTALDIASFWNHTDSATYLQKHSTHSPFDQAVNYYSQNPLYRASDLRKNSEWLEDAMRKDSTKFVIFSSDLRPLFTKGEGKKLKLVTLTYAQLSACLAKKPEVVFLGLETWDPHSSAWFAVRLPAGDEGLCKECQPQGYFAELFPRSRDVMMLEEAQAGIFAEANSLMQWLDRYRFCATCGSSTRIADGGYKRVCDDKECRSHQGVHNTCYPRVDPSLIMLVVSPDSKRCLLGRGARFPPKMFSCLAGYMEPGECIEDTCRREVQEESGVKVGRVEYHSSQPWPFPATLMLGCIAHARTEEIQMDPEELEDVRWFSKPEVTQMLAGQHPDGLFVPPPTAIATQLILSWATRSANL, encoded by the exons ATGAGTTCATCATCCCCAGCAGACAAGCCAGACAATCTGATTGAGCAGCTGACAAACAAATTGTTTGACAGTGCTGCCATAGGAAATGTGGAAGAGGTCAAATCTCTTGTTGCGG GAGCAGTGGCCAAAGACGCCAAAAACGAGCGAGGATGGACTGCGTTGATGTTTGCAGCTCGCAATGGACAGCTTCCTGTTATCCAGGCCTtggtggagaaagg ttgTGACGTGAACATCATGAACGCCTCAGGACAGACGGCGCTGGACATCGCCTCCTTCTGgaaccacacagacagtgccaccTACTTGCAGAAACACAGCACGCACTCTCCTTTCGACCAGGCGGTCAACTACTACTCCCAGAACCCCCTGTACAGAGCGTCGGACCTGCGTAAGAACTCTGAATGGCTGGAGGATGCCATGAGAAAGGACAGCACAAAGTTCGTGATATTCTCATCAGACCTCAGACCTCTCTTCAccaagggggaggggaagaaactgaaactggtgaccTTGACCTACGCACAGCTGTCGGCCTGCCTGGCCAAGAAACCGGAGGTGGTCTTCCTGGGGCTGGAGACCTGGGATCCTCACTCCTCGGCCTGGTTTGCCGTGAGGTTGCCCGCGGGGGATGAGGGTCTTTGCAAGGAGTGTCAGCCGCAGGGATACTTTGCCGAGTTGTTCCCACGAAGTAGGGATGTGATGATGTTGGAGGAGGCCCAGGCTGGGATATTTGCAGAGGCGAACTCGTTGATGCAGTGGCTGGACCGATACCGGTTCTGTGCGACGTGTGGAAGCTCCACTCGGATTGCTGACGGGGGGTACAAGAGGGTGTGTGATGATAAGGAGTGCAGGAGTCAccagg GGGTACACAACACCTGTTACCCACGGGTCGACCCATCTCTGATCATGCTGGTGGTGTCCCCTGACAGCAAGCGATGCCTGTTGGGTCGCGGTGCCCGTTTCCCTCCCAAGATGTtctcctgtctggctggctacATGGAACCAG GTGAGTGCATTGAGGACACGTGTCGCCGTGAGGTGCAGGAGGAgagtggggtgaaggtggggagggtggagtacCACTCCAGTCAGCCCTGGCCCTTCCCAGCCACCCTCATGCTAGGCTGCATAGCACACGCCCGCACCGAGGAGATCCAG aTGGACCCAGAAGAGCTGGAGGACGTACGCTGGTTTTCCAAACCAGAGGTCACCCAGATGTTGGCAGGCCAGCACCCGGATGGCCTCTtcgtccctccccccaccgctATCGCCACCCAGCTCATCCTGTCCTGGGCCACTCGCTCCGCTAACCTTTGA